Proteins encoded in a region of the Cytobacillus pseudoceanisediminis genome:
- a CDS encoding MerR family transcriptional regulator produces MEYTVQKLAQMAGVSSRTLRYYDEIGILKPARTSSGYRIYGQQEVDRLQQILFYRELGISLDQIKEIISAPAFDAADALKEHREKLLEKRKQLDLLITNVEKTIASAEGRTTMSDKEKFEGFKKKMIEDNEEQYGKEIREKYGDETVDKSNAKLMNMTQEEHEAVTKLAEEVNTALAEAMQTGDPAGELAQKAADLHKQWITFYWSEYSKEAHAGLAEMYVADERFKAYYDKIRPGAAEFLRDAINIYTGQQ; encoded by the coding sequence ATGGAATACACAGTGCAGAAGCTTGCGCAGATGGCCGGGGTCAGCTCGAGAACCCTCAGGTATTATGATGAAATTGGCATTCTTAAGCCGGCAAGAACCTCGTCAGGATACCGGATTTATGGCCAGCAGGAAGTTGACAGACTGCAGCAGATTCTGTTTTACAGAGAACTTGGCATCAGCCTTGATCAAATTAAGGAAATTATCTCAGCACCCGCTTTCGATGCTGCCGATGCACTGAAGGAGCACCGCGAGAAACTCCTTGAGAAAAGAAAGCAGCTCGATCTGCTTATTACGAATGTAGAAAAAACCATAGCGTCAGCTGAAGGGAGAACGACCATGTCAGACAAAGAGAAGTTTGAAGGATTCAAAAAGAAAATGATTGAAGATAATGAGGAACAATACGGAAAAGAAATCCGTGAGAAATATGGTGATGAGACGGTTGATAAATCCAATGCCAAACTCATGAACATGACCCAGGAGGAGCATGAGGCCGTAACGAAACTGGCTGAAGAGGTGAACACTGCTCTAGCCGAAGCCATGCAAACTGGCGATCCGGCAGGCGAGCTTGCACAAAAAGCAGCCGATCTGCACAAGCAGTGGATCACTTTCTACTGGAGTGAATACAGCAAAGAGGCCCACGCCGGTCTTGCGGAAATGTATGTGGCAGATGAAAGGTTTAAAGCCTATTATGATAAAATTCGCCCAGGTGCGGCCGAGTTTTTAAGAGATGCGATTAACATTTATACTGGACAGCAATAG
- a CDS encoding DUF3949 domain-containing protein, whose product MMLLNIFWGILGLYVLLSLLILPMQYRYLTAIKKEEAKNKAKGKRQGEMYDNMRAGELVLHENIQGNPVFFLANFLASVIYRIKH is encoded by the coding sequence ATGATGCTTTTAAACATTTTTTGGGGAATACTCGGACTTTATGTATTGCTATCTCTCCTGATCCTGCCGATGCAATACCGCTATTTAACCGCTATAAAAAAAGAAGAAGCTAAAAATAAGGCGAAGGGGAAAAGACAGGGAGAAATGTATGACAATATGAGAGCGGGCGAACTGGTTCTGCATGAAAACATTCAGGGAAACCCGGTCTTTTTTCTGGCTAATTTCCTGGCATCGGTTATCTATCGGATTAAGCATTGA
- a CDS encoding acyl-CoA dehydrogenase family protein, translating to MTEIQGGSDLPANVLEAVPDGKIYRLYGNKFFCSVAHADYSVVTAKISGTDKVSTFIVPSWLPGDKEKEKRNGYEINRIKWKMGTAELPTGEFQYNGALAYPVGPAGKGVAVAVGIVLTLSRLEIGIACAGFMLRAAREASLYGNFRTVFGKKVKDYPLSARTLKKIENAAHRTAAGAFKIYDQFLLLDQPLNAGIPVDQPIELRKQLFNLRELVLLQKICATNEGAEVLRDAISVFAGHGVMEEFSSLPRIFRDIVVNEQWEGPRNLLLTQIYRDIQRVTDWYPPADFVANVLEGASQATIDRFAEQLTDLLQRPVCGESAKLPWKRLKNGMCSVIPFLKRIRKLRWKNCSKEKPGGSPPGYLST from the coding sequence ATGACAGAAATCCAGGGAGGATCGGATTTGCCTGCCAATGTACTTGAGGCTGTTCCAGATGGAAAAATCTATCGCCTCTACGGCAATAAATTTTTCTGTTCGGTTGCCCATGCCGACTATTCGGTGGTCACTGCGAAAATTTCCGGCACTGATAAAGTATCGACATTTATTGTTCCGTCCTGGCTTCCGGGAGATAAAGAAAAAGAAAAACGCAATGGGTATGAAATCAACCGGATCAAGTGGAAAATGGGAACGGCCGAGCTTCCGACAGGGGAATTCCAGTATAATGGGGCTCTTGCTTATCCGGTTGGCCCGGCAGGAAAAGGGGTGGCCGTTGCGGTCGGTATCGTCCTGACACTATCCCGCCTTGAAATTGGCATTGCCTGCGCAGGATTCATGCTCCGGGCAGCACGTGAAGCCAGTCTGTATGGAAATTTCCGGACTGTTTTTGGCAAAAAGGTAAAAGATTATCCGCTATCAGCGAGAACACTGAAGAAAATTGAAAACGCTGCACACCGCACAGCGGCAGGCGCTTTTAAAATCTATGATCAATTCCTGCTTCTTGATCAGCCGCTGAATGCCGGTATTCCGGTTGATCAGCCAATTGAACTGAGAAAACAGCTGTTTAACCTGAGGGAGCTTGTGCTTCTGCAGAAAATCTGTGCAACAAACGAAGGAGCAGAGGTGCTGCGCGATGCCATCTCCGTCTTTGCCGGCCATGGCGTCATGGAGGAATTCTCCTCACTGCCGCGCATTTTCCGCGATATTGTTGTCAATGAACAGTGGGAAGGCCCGCGCAATCTGCTGCTGACGCAAATTTACCGCGATATTCAGAGAGTGACAGACTGGTATCCGCCAGCTGATTTTGTTGCGAACGTGCTGGAAGGTGCATCTCAGGCAACGATTGATCGATTTGCCGAGCAGCTGACAGATCTGCTCCAGCGACCGGTGTGCGGGGAGTCAGCGAAGCTTCCATGGAAGCGGCTGAAGAATGGGATGTGTTCTGTGATTCCATTTTTAAAGCGTATCAGAAAATTGCGCTGGAAGAATTGCAGTAAAGAGAAGCCTGGCGGAAGCCCGCCAGGCTATTTGAGTACTTAA
- a CDS encoding MerR family DNA-binding transcriptional regulator has translation MTVEKIFTISELATMFDISSRTIRYYEEIGMLTSENRDSMTKQRSYTNRERRRLKMILRGKN, from the coding sequence ATGACAGTAGAAAAGATTTTCACCATCAGCGAGCTTGCGACGATGTTTGACATCAGCTCAAGGACGATCCGCTATTACGAGGAAATTGGCATGCTGACTTCGGAAAACCGTGACAGCATGACTAAACAGCGCAGCTATACGAATCGTGAGCGCCGGCGGCTGAAGATGATTCTGCGCGGAAAAAACTAG
- a CDS encoding class I adenylate-forming enzyme family protein, translated as MGATIHGVLERNARKFPEKDAFITASNRLTYADMNRTCNRLARYLQGEGIRRGDRIAVMSRNNEHFFYAFFACMKIGAIPMPMNVRLTPKELGAIFQNASAAGVLYEDELTETVTALKENLNFYVSIQDAVEASVHLSDGNLDVPIDSRDVCEILFTSGTTGTPKGVVFNHERILSIAAAVSVNFSLSHCDSMLTLMPLSHSAPLNTFFMSGFYCGASHVIGDFTPKGFLNWIQQEKTTFSFAAPVAYLLAAKDPDLASYDLSSMRVFAYGGGPLALASYHHVKKAFQNENFYQVYGLTEAGPNGILLYPEEHLEKAGSIGKNPTVNMEIRVVRPDGTDTAPNEYGEILLTGDSLMLGYDNNPDETNAAMKDGWLYTGDIAYRDKDGYFYIVDRKKDVIISGGVNIYPREVEEVLAKHDAVLESCVVGVPHEEWGETVKAVVVLKGDASEEELRAFAAEHLAEFKCPRIYSFVDELPRNASGKILKQQVKLVHA; from the coding sequence GTGGGAGCAACGATTCACGGAGTATTGGAGAGAAATGCAAGGAAGTTTCCTGAAAAGGACGCCTTTATTACGGCGTCGAACCGCCTTACCTACGCAGACATGAACCGTACATGCAACAGACTGGCACGATATCTTCAGGGTGAAGGTATCCGGCGGGGTGACCGGATTGCAGTGATGTCCCGCAATAATGAGCACTTCTTTTATGCTTTTTTTGCCTGCATGAAGATCGGCGCCATTCCAATGCCGATGAATGTCCGTCTGACACCGAAGGAATTGGGGGCTATTTTTCAAAACGCGAGTGCTGCAGGGGTTCTGTATGAGGATGAGCTTACTGAAACGGTGACAGCATTAAAAGAGAATTTGAATTTCTATGTTTCGATTCAGGATGCGGTTGAGGCTTCAGTTCATCTTTCTGACGGCAATCTTGATGTGCCAATTGATTCACGGGATGTCTGCGAGATTCTTTTTACATCCGGAACAACCGGTACGCCAAAGGGAGTTGTGTTTAACCATGAACGCATACTTTCGATTGCCGCCGCGGTTTCGGTTAATTTCAGCTTATCGCATTGTGATTCCATGCTTACCCTAATGCCGCTCTCCCACTCTGCTCCTTTGAATACTTTTTTCATGAGCGGGTTTTACTGCGGCGCCTCTCATGTAATTGGGGACTTTACGCCTAAAGGGTTCCTGAACTGGATTCAGCAGGAAAAGACGACCTTCTCATTTGCGGCTCCGGTTGCCTATTTGCTTGCGGCAAAGGATCCGGATTTGGCTTCTTATGATTTATCCAGCATGCGTGTTTTTGCATATGGCGGCGGTCCGCTGGCACTTGCCTCCTATCATCATGTAAAAAAAGCATTTCAGAACGAAAACTTTTATCAGGTTTACGGGTTGACGGAAGCGGGCCCGAATGGAATTTTATTATATCCGGAAGAGCATCTGGAAAAGGCGGGAAGCATCGGCAAAAATCCGACGGTTAATATGGAAATCCGGGTCGTCCGTCCGGATGGCACCGATACGGCTCCCAATGAATACGGCGAGATTCTTCTGACAGGTGACAGCCTCATGCTGGGGTATGACAATAACCCGGATGAAACAAATGCCGCGATGAAGGATGGCTGGCTCTATACTGGCGATATTGCCTATCGGGATAAGGATGGCTACTTTTACATCGTCGACCGTAAAAAGGATGTCATCATCTCGGGCGGCGTCAACATTTATCCGCGTGAAGTCGAAGAAGTACTCGCGAAGCATGACGCGGTTTTGGAATCCTGTGTGGTCGGTGTGCCGCATGAAGAATGGGGCGAAACCGTTAAGGCTGTTGTCGTGCTGAAGGGAGATGCTTCAGAAGAGGAATTGCGCGCATTTGCGGCTGAACATCTGGCTGAGTTTAAATGTCCGCGGATATATTCCTTTGTGGATGAATTGCCGCGGAATGCGAGCGGGAAGATTTTAAAGCAGCAGGTGAAATTGGTGCATGCTTAA
- a CDS encoding aminoglycoside 6-adenylyltransferase has protein sequence MKSRTETEMMNLILSTAREDERVRAVILNGSRANPNVRKDIFQDYDIVYIVREMESFTCDHSWVDVFGERVMMQMPEEKVLPPADGHGRFPYLMQFMDGNRIDLTLIPADEMDELLEPDSLSVLLLDKDGLIGYLPPASDRDYLIKKPDAQEFADLCNEFWWITMNISKGLWRRELTYAMFMHEQINRNVLITMLEWKVGITDDFTKSAGKAGKYLPDFLPDEVWEQFESTYSDADFHHIWEALFTMCSLFRETAVEVAEKLGFEYPFEDDKRVTAFLKHVRILPANASSIY, from the coding sequence ATGAAATCAAGAACCGAAACCGAGATGATGAATCTGATTTTATCAACAGCCCGGGAAGATGAACGGGTGCGCGCGGTTATTCTGAATGGCTCGCGCGCGAATCCGAATGTGAGGAAGGATATTTTCCAGGATTACGATATTGTGTACATAGTTAGGGAAATGGAGTCCTTTACCTGTGATCATAGCTGGGTGGATGTATTTGGCGAGCGGGTTATGATGCAGATGCCGGAGGAGAAGGTGCTGCCGCCTGCCGATGGGCACGGACGCTTCCCCTATTTGATGCAGTTTATGGACGGGAACAGGATTGATCTGACTTTGATTCCGGCTGACGAGATGGATGAGCTGCTGGAGCCCGACAGTCTGAGTGTGCTGCTTCTTGATAAGGATGGACTGATTGGGTACCTGCCGCCAGCCAGTGACCGGGATTATCTGATCAAGAAACCGGATGCCCAGGAATTTGCAGATCTCTGCAATGAATTTTGGTGGATCACGATGAATATCAGCAAAGGGCTTTGGCGCAGGGAGCTTACTTATGCGATGTTTATGCATGAGCAGATCAACCGCAATGTGCTAATTACCATGCTCGAATGGAAGGTTGGCATCACAGACGATTTTACAAAGAGCGCAGGCAAAGCCGGCAAGTATCTGCCCGATTTTCTTCCTGACGAGGTATGGGAGCAGTTCGAATCCACCTATTCAGACGCCGATTTTCATCACATATGGGAAGCCCTTTTTACAATGTGCTCCCTTTTCAGAGAAACGGCCGTCGAGGTCGCAGAAAAGCTGGGCTTCGAATACCCGTTTGAAGATGATAAGCGTGTAACTGCTTTTTTAAAGCATGTCCGCATCCTGCCTGCCAATGCATCATCCATCTATTAA
- a CDS encoding uracil/xanthine transporter, whose product MDKRFGTVTIFSSVQWLFFIFANTVMVPISVGTVFGLPGETIAMMLRASLIFTGLATIFQGWKGHRYPLMEGHSGLLWGVILNLGLSASSLGMSYTEIGGGIATGVLLASAVTLILAAFNGISLLKSIFSPMVMSVYLFLLTFQLIFIFFKGMMKVSEQGTIDVPITLYSFALVIFVSLLKLKGNAVISNFSILIGLLAGWIGYDLLFAGQAMQGTASGDVSFTLFPLGQPNLEIGIVAVAFFASLMNLSNTVASISSSDRLFKKESGKREYRGSIFITAVFTVMGSGFGLVPYTPFTSSIGFLQSTRILMRTPFFIGGALLTVIGLIPHLGSWLAGMPVTVGNAVLFVAYLQLFGTAFNSLSGKVFNSDTIFRLAAPVLIGISLMNTPAAVFAELPVLIQPFLSNGLLMGVLISILLEKMVNWSAFEQLELKNN is encoded by the coding sequence TTGGATAAACGGTTTGGTACCGTAACGATATTTTCTTCTGTTCAATGGCTATTTTTTATTTTTGCTAATACAGTGATGGTCCCAATTTCGGTTGGAACAGTCTTCGGGCTGCCGGGAGAAACGATTGCGATGATGCTGAGAGCCTCGCTTATCTTTACGGGGCTGGCAACCATTTTTCAAGGCTGGAAAGGGCATCGGTATCCGCTCATGGAAGGCCATTCCGGCTTATTGTGGGGAGTCATCTTAAACCTTGGACTGTCGGCATCGTCCCTTGGCATGAGCTATACGGAAATCGGGGGCGGAATTGCGACAGGCGTACTGCTCGCTTCGGCTGTCACTCTAATTCTAGCAGCCTTCAACGGCATCTCTCTGCTAAAATCGATATTCAGCCCGATGGTGATGTCCGTTTACCTGTTCCTATTAACCTTCCAGCTGATTTTCATCTTTTTCAAAGGCATGATGAAGGTCAGTGAACAGGGCACCATTGATGTTCCCATCACCCTTTATTCCTTTGCACTCGTCATTTTTGTGAGTTTATTAAAATTAAAAGGGAACGCCGTCATCAGCAATTTTTCCATCTTAATAGGATTGCTGGCAGGATGGATAGGCTATGATCTACTGTTTGCCGGTCAAGCGATGCAGGGGACAGCGTCCGGAGATGTGAGCTTTACACTGTTTCCGCTGGGACAGCCTAACCTCGAAATCGGAATTGTGGCCGTCGCCTTTTTTGCCAGTCTGATGAACCTGAGCAACACAGTCGCTTCCATCAGCTCCAGTGACCGTTTATTTAAAAAAGAATCCGGGAAACGCGAATACCGCGGATCGATTTTTATCACCGCAGTTTTCACAGTGATGGGAAGCGGGTTTGGTCTCGTGCCGTATACGCCATTCACCTCATCGATCGGATTTCTGCAAAGCACGAGAATATTGATGAGAACACCATTCTTCATCGGCGGCGCGCTCCTGACGGTCATTGGCCTGATTCCGCATCTCGGGTCATGGCTGGCCGGCATGCCGGTAACAGTCGGGAACGCCGTGCTGTTTGTCGCATATCTGCAGTTATTCGGGACAGCTTTCAACAGCTTAAGCGGAAAAGTGTTCAACTCAGACACAATATTCCGTTTAGCCGCACCCGTCCTGATCGGCATCAGTTTGATGAATACACCGGCCGCGGTATTCGCAGAATTGCCGGTTTTGATTCAGCCATTCCTATCCAACGGGCTTTTGATGGGCGTCCTGATCTCCATTCTTCTTGAAAAAATGGTGAACTGGTCTGCGTTCGAACAGCTGGAATTGAAGAATAACTAG
- a CDS encoding DUF819 family protein, with protein sequence MEQTLIKADDYVTLWGIIVVWASASIYLEQRYSWAAKISGAIVALIGAIILSNTGIIPTASPVYDAVWTFIIPLAIPLLLFHVKIKRIWQESGRLLIIFLISSIGTVAGVIISFFLLKDHIPVLDKLGAMLSASYIGGGVNFAAMAAKFKTPGEMVSAAVVADNLMMAIYFVVLMMVPAIGFFRRRFKTPHVDQVESGSIGVEGKTLAESFWKRKDISLKDIALSVGTAFLLVIVSFKVAEFLDSAIPSGDDVSFFINLVNGLFGDKYLMLTTLTFLVLAMFPRYFESINGSQEIGTFLIYLFFVVIGIPASIPLIIENAPLLLVFVFIIVVVNLTVSLTAGKLLKYDLEEILLASNANVGGPTTAAAMAIAKGWKDLIGPILVVGTLGYIIGNYVGTALGLWFSGFM encoded by the coding sequence TTGGAGCAGACACTTATTAAAGCTGATGATTATGTAACACTATGGGGAATTATTGTGGTATGGGCCTCGGCAAGCATCTATCTGGAGCAGCGTTACAGCTGGGCAGCAAAAATTTCAGGGGCGATTGTTGCCCTGATTGGCGCCATCATTCTATCCAATACCGGCATTATTCCGACAGCATCACCTGTATACGATGCAGTCTGGACTTTTATCATTCCGCTTGCGATCCCATTGCTTCTTTTTCATGTGAAGATTAAAAGAATCTGGCAGGAAAGCGGCCGTCTGCTGATTATCTTTCTGATCAGCTCCATCGGGACAGTGGCAGGGGTGATCATCAGCTTCTTCTTGCTGAAAGATCATATACCTGTCCTTGATAAACTAGGAGCCATGCTCAGCGCGTCCTATATTGGCGGCGGGGTAAACTTCGCGGCCATGGCGGCAAAGTTCAAGACGCCTGGAGAAATGGTATCAGCCGCAGTTGTCGCCGATAATTTAATGATGGCCATTTACTTCGTCGTTCTGATGATGGTACCGGCCATTGGCTTTTTCCGGCGCCGGTTTAAAACGCCGCATGTAGACCAGGTGGAAAGCGGCAGTATAGGAGTAGAGGGGAAGACACTTGCGGAAAGCTTTTGGAAGCGAAAGGACATCTCCTTAAAGGATATCGCGTTATCCGTCGGAACAGCTTTTTTGCTGGTGATTGTTTCATTTAAAGTTGCTGAATTCCTGGACTCCGCCATTCCTTCCGGGGATGACGTTTCTTTCTTTATCAATCTCGTAAACGGGCTGTTTGGAGACAAGTATTTGATGCTGACCACTCTGACGTTCCTGGTATTGGCCATGTTTCCGAGGTACTTCGAGTCTATTAACGGAAGCCAGGAAATCGGCACATTCCTGATTTACCTGTTCTTTGTCGTGATCGGCATCCCGGCATCGATTCCGCTGATTATCGAAAATGCCCCGCTGCTGCTGGTGTTTGTGTTCATTATCGTCGTAGTGAACCTGACTGTATCTTTAACAGCAGGCAAACTGCTAAAATATGACCTCGAAGAAATCCTTTTGGCCAGCAATGCCAATGTCGGCGGCCCGACTACCGCTGCCGCCATGGCCATCGCCAAAGGCTGGAAGGATCTGATCGGACCGATACTCGTCGTCGGAACGCTGGGCTATATCATCGGCAACTACGTTGGAACCGCGCTCGGACTGTGGTTTTCGGGGTTTATGTAA
- a CDS encoding ABC transporter ATP-binding protein, whose amino-acid sequence MIEVRELSHAFEIGKKEKKTVIPVLEDVSFSVEKGEIVTIVGRSGSGKSTLLNIISGFIKPKHGEVWIQGEKVSDYNEGKFADFRLANLGFIFQSFQLIPSMTAYQNVELPLILKGMTEKERQQKTEETLKRVGLIEYKDHYPSELSGGQQQRVSIARALVVNPPLILADEPTGSLDSETENELLQFIQELNRDLGITFLIITHDEKVAAIGHKTIEITDGRVMEGVLA is encoded by the coding sequence GTGATAGAAGTTAGAGAATTAAGCCATGCGTTTGAGATTGGCAAAAAAGAAAAGAAGACGGTAATTCCGGTATTGGAGGATGTTTCTTTTTCAGTGGAAAAAGGCGAGATTGTCACGATTGTGGGCAGGAGCGGATCCGGGAAGTCGACGCTCTTGAATATCATCAGCGGTTTTATTAAGCCAAAGCATGGGGAGGTCTGGATACAGGGTGAAAAGGTCAGTGACTATAACGAAGGCAAATTCGCTGATTTCCGCCTGGCGAATCTCGGATTCATTTTCCAGAGCTTTCAGCTGATTCCGAGCATGACGGCTTACCAAAATGTCGAGCTCCCTCTCATTCTCAAAGGGATGACTGAAAAGGAAAGACAGCAGAAGACGGAAGAGACGTTAAAGCGGGTAGGCCTTATCGAATATAAAGATCATTATCCAAGTGAGCTTTCCGGCGGACAGCAGCAGCGCGTCAGCATCGCCCGGGCGCTTGTGGTAAATCCTCCCCTCATTCTGGCTGATGAACCGACAGGCAGCCTGGACAGTGAAACAGAAAACGAGCTGCTGCAGTTCATTCAAGAGCTGAACCGGGATCTGGGCATCACGTTTCTGATTATTACGCACGACGAAAAAGTGGCAGCCATCGGCCATAAGACAATTGAAATCACAGATGGAAGGGTTATGGAGGGTGTATTGGCATGA
- a CDS encoding ABC transporter permease codes for MNLKDQFRFVRQNMKKNKTRLFMTILATAIGCTFLIVLASVGFGLHKSIIQDVMEDSLVTEVQVHGKEAGEGNFQGIKDEDIKHFQEITGVKAVTRRQSLQQSPIFKTGDYTSQSEAVSAYFPEEVKAGFELSEGRLPEKGNEVVVGSSFADGLSLEPKEGENAFNEDGTIKEEYAYKGELVGKTIEMEVIKMEDGKEIKKSIPLTITGVTKKPSKEWMQIRTVFISEDIFKEVEAFTGTPAGSPEQVEGASEDTGRIYDTVSLYAKDVEAVTGINDQLKDGNYMVYSIVNEMKQINMVFTILKIGLLFIGTIALIIASIGIYNTMTMAVTERAPDIGIMKAIGAHPKTIKRIFVLESSYIGLLGALFGTIVAYGISYAVNLALPLVLERVFEEAPPEGLMLSYIPWSLTLISVAICLTVTIFSGWRPAKRATQVDVLKAMRREV; via the coding sequence ATGAATTTAAAAGATCAATTCAGATTTGTAAGGCAAAATATGAAAAAGAATAAAACAAGGCTGTTTATGACGATTTTAGCCACAGCGATTGGATGTACCTTTCTGATTGTGCTGGCATCGGTCGGATTCGGGCTTCATAAATCGATCATCCAGGATGTAATGGAAGACAGCCTTGTTACGGAAGTCCAGGTTCACGGCAAGGAAGCGGGCGAAGGAAATTTCCAGGGCATCAAAGATGAAGATATCAAACATTTTCAAGAAATCACCGGGGTAAAAGCAGTTACCCGCAGGCAATCTCTGCAGCAAAGCCCGATCTTTAAAACAGGGGATTATACCTCTCAATCAGAAGCTGTTTCGGCCTATTTCCCGGAAGAAGTGAAAGCAGGATTCGAGCTTTCTGAAGGAAGACTCCCGGAAAAAGGGAATGAAGTGGTGGTTGGCTCCTCCTTTGCGGATGGTCTGTCTCTGGAGCCGAAAGAAGGAGAGAATGCCTTTAATGAGGATGGAACGATAAAAGAAGAATACGCCTACAAGGGTGAGTTAGTCGGAAAGACGATTGAAATGGAAGTTATCAAAATGGAGGATGGCAAGGAAATCAAAAAGTCCATTCCCCTGACCATAACCGGGGTCACGAAAAAGCCTTCTAAAGAATGGATGCAGATCCGCACGGTCTTCATTTCCGAAGATATTTTTAAGGAAGTGGAAGCATTCACCGGTACACCTGCCGGCAGTCCGGAGCAAGTGGAGGGAGCTTCCGAGGATACTGGCCGAATATACGATACTGTCAGCCTTTACGCTAAAGATGTCGAGGCTGTCACAGGCATCAATGACCAATTGAAAGACGGCAATTATATGGTTTATTCCATCGTGAACGAGATGAAGCAGATTAATATGGTTTTTACGATTTTAAAAATCGGTCTTCTCTTCATCGGTACCATTGCTTTGATCATTGCCTCCATCGGCATTTATAATACGATGACGATGGCCGTTACGGAGCGCGCCCCCGATATCGGGATCATGAAAGCGATCGGCGCCCATCCGAAAACGATTAAGCGGATCTTTGTCCTTGAAAGCAGCTATATCGGCCTGCTTGGCGCCCTGTTTGGGACGATTGTTGCTTATGGAATCAGCTATGCGGTCAACCTGGCCCTTCCGCTCGTGCTGGAAAGAGTATTTGAGGAAGCCCCGCCTGAGGGCCTCATGCTTTCCTACATTCCGTGGTCCCTGACATTGATCAGTGTGGCGATTTGTCTGACAGTTACCATCTTCTCAGGCTGGCGTCCGGCCAAGCGCGCGACACAAGTGGATGTGCTGAAGGCAATGAGACGGGAAGTTTAA
- a CDS encoding SRPBCC family protein: MEVVFRPAHKENHAQGRRAHPDRKREHEAGAKHRQTYREGKRQETYIVETLAYENAEDKKHKQIHFVLGKAFEITLAFTLVKIDDSHTRFIYEGENKGVNFVGRAMLKLGGDKNNLKVVEEFLQKVREEAFKL; the protein is encoded by the coding sequence GTGGAGGTTGTTTTCCGACCAGCACATAAAGAAAATCATGCCCAAGGTCGAAGAGCACACCCTGATCGAAAAAGGGAACATGAAGCAGGGGCAAAGCACAGGCAAACCTACAGAGAAGGCAAGCGCCAGGAAACTTATATTGTCGAAACGCTGGCATATGAGAATGCAGAGGATAAAAAGCATAAGCAGATCCATTTTGTATTGGGAAAGGCCTTTGAAATCACCCTCGCATTTACGCTGGTCAAAATCGATGACTCCCATACCAGGTTTATTTATGAAGGGGAAAATAAAGGGGTTAACTTCGTAGGAAGGGCCATGCTGAAGCTTGGCGGCGATAAAAACAACCTGAAAGTGGTTGAAGAATTTTTGCAGAAGGTTCGCGAAGAAGCATTCAAGTTATAA
- a CDS encoding MerR family transcriptional regulator, giving the protein MYKISEFSEMTGLTKETLRYYAEVKLLEPAFIDSKNNYRYYDDGSYFLAILLIKLRRLGFTIQEMISVMEDESFANLEALLLQKEN; this is encoded by the coding sequence ATGTACAAGATCAGCGAGTTTTCGGAAATGACCGGGTTAACGAAGGAAACATTGCGATATTACGCAGAAGTGAAGCTGCTGGAGCCTGCTTTTATTGACTCAAAAAACAATTACCGGTATTACGATGACGGCAGCTATTTTTTGGCTATTCTGTTAATAAAACTAAGAAGACTAGGCTTCACCATTCAGGAAATGATTTCCGTGATGGAGGATGAATCATTCGCCAATCTGGAAGCATTGCTGCTGCAAAAAGAAAACTGA